Part of the Blastocatellia bacterium genome is shown below.
GCTTCTATAGTAATATTTTTCTGCTTCATTGGCAATCTTTAATGCTTGGTTAAGATATTCTAAAGCTTTTTGGTTATCTCCTATAAAATTATAGATTTCGCCTATAAGTTGTAATGTATTAGCTTCACTGCTAGGGTTATCTAACTGTTTCCATTTAGCAAGTGCTTTGTTCAAACATTCTAAAGCTTGATCATTTCTCCCTATTGTGGTGTATGCTGTTCCAAGAAAAACATTTATGTTAGCTTGCCCTTCAATATTTCCTATCTTTTCATATATAGATAAAGACTTAATATAATTTT
Proteins encoded:
- a CDS encoding tetratricopeptide repeat protein; the protein is NYIKSLSIYEKIGNIEGQANINVFLGTAYTTIGRNDQALECLNKALAKWKQLDNPSSEANTLQLIGEIYNFIGDNQKALEYLNQALKIANEAEKYYYRSCNSI